A segment of the Bacillus licheniformis DSM 13 = ATCC 14580 genome:
AACCGATAGCCAATACATTGCTCGAATGCGCCGAAATTCGCTGTCTCTGATGATCGAGGTTTGGATAATTGACAATCAATGCGATGCAGAACGCGATAATAAACAGAACGGTCAAGCTTACTTTTCCTGATATGAGAAGCCCTATCAATGAAAGCGTCAACAATAAGTTGAACCACCAAAGCTTCGGACGCTTCCACTCATCCTCCGCAGCGGCGGCCGTTTCATTGGCACCAGCCGGATGTTTGAGTTCAATCACGCCGAGGCGTTTTCGCTCCGCTTTTCCGAGCATATACGCAACTCCGATCATACAAAGCATGCCGCTTACGATGACAGGTATCATCGGGCCGGTCAATTCAGCCGGGTCAACCCCGAGCGCACTCGCTGCCCGCGGTGTTGCGCCTCCCCATGGAATCGTATTCATAATCCCCATGCCGACTCCTGCGATTCCCGCTAATATAATCGGGCGGATGCCAAGCAGCAAATAGAGCGGGAGCATCGCGCTCGTTGTAATCATATATGTTGTTGATCCGTCTCCGTCCAATGCGACCAGCATCGTGAGCACCGCAGTGCCGACGACGATTTTTAACGGATCGCCTTTGACCATTTTTAATATTTTTGTGACCATTGGGTCAAACAGGCCAGTATCAATCATAATCCCGAAATATAAAATTGCAAACATAATCATAACGGCGGTTGGCGCGACTTGCTGAATCCCCGAAATCATCATGTCGCCGACATCGCTGAATCCGAATCCGGCGATCAGCGCAAACACTATCGGTGTCAAGACTAATGCCGTCAGAACAGAAAGCCGTTTTGTCATGATCAATACCATAAACACAAGCATCATGAAAAAACCTAAAATTGCTAACACAGTTATTCCCCCCTCATATGAATCCGCTTACATTTTTTTCTCTCCTGTTCCCCCTAAGCCTTGCCTTTTTGTCATCATATGAGAAGAACTTTCTGAAGTAAATAATTTGGTTTTTATGTATTTTTAATTTTTTAAAATCATTTTGTTCTTTTTGACCATTTTTAAATACATAAAAAAAGTATTCCGCAGACGCGAAATACCCGGTTAATCCCCAGCCATGATGTTTTGATAAAATGCTGATTGCTCCTCAAGGAATCGTTGCGTCTCCTTGCTGTTTAAATAATAGCTTTCCCATTCCTGTTCATTTATTTTCTGCTTCCATTCCGGTGAGGATGTGATCTTTTTAAACACTTGATCCCAGTAGGAAATTTCTTCTTTGGTCATATTTTTCGGGCCTAATACACCTCTCCAATGGGAAAATACAAACGGGATGCCCTGCTCTCTCCACGTCGGTACATGCGGATATGCGGGAAGCCTTTTGTCTGAAGTAACAGCCCCAAGTGTGATGCTGCCGCTTCTTTCATATGTTTTAGCTTCTGATAGAGTCATCGATGCGGCGTCAATTTCATGTCTGATAAGCGCCTGAATGAGCTCTTCGCTGCTTTCATACTGTAAATATTGAATGTTAAAAGGGTCAACTCCGTACATATCGGCCGCCCTGACGAATGACAGCTGGTCATCATTGCCAAGTCCGGGGGAAAAACCGATTTTTACCTTGCCGGGGTTCTTTTTGATCTCATTCAGCAAATCCTTTCCGCTCTTTATTTCCGATCCTTTTGGAAGAGCGATCGTCTGCCATTCTTTTGCAAGAATCGCCAGCGGGGTGAAATCGTCTGTTTTCAGTTTGCTCTGTCCGAGAATGTAATTGCTCAGCATTAAGCTGGATGTCATGCCGATGGTGTACGTATCGCTGCTATTTATATACTTCCAGCCTTTGTCACCGCCGCTTCCGGGTTTATAGACGATCTTCACTTCGCTTTTTATCACTTGTTTTTGTTTAAGGACGGATTGTATCGCCTGAGCCGTTAAATCCCAGCCGCCCGAAGGCTCAGCGGGTACGACGATTTCAACCGGCCCTCCCGGGGGACGCGGGGCGGACGATTGTCTTTCATCCCCCGACATTAAGATCAATAGACAAATCATTATAATCGCAAAGTTCTTCATGTTTATTCATCCGCCAAATAGTATTTTCTCTCCGGTCTGCCGATAATTCCGTATTCCAGCTCAGCGCGCGCTTCTTCTTTTGACACGAGATATTCGGCATAGCGGCGGGCTGTTGTACGTGAAGCCCCCATTTTTTCACCGAGTTCTTCGGCTGTCATTCCTTTAGCTGCGTCTCGCAGAACATCCCTGATTTTTTGCAGTGTAATCGAATTGATACCTGTCGGCAAATCCTCAGCCTGACGGGATCCGCTGGAGAAGTCTCCGAAGATTTGGTCAATCATTGATTGGCTGACCTGTGGCTGAGAAAGCAGTGTTTGCCTTTTTTTCTTATATTGAAGCAGCACCTGTTTGAATTTTTCGGCAGTCACAGGCTTAATCAAATAGTGCACAATTCCCGCCCGGAGCGATTCCTGTAAATGACATGTTTCGGTTGCTGCTGTGATGATCATGATATCCACTTCCGGAAACCGTTTTCGAATGACAGGAATCAATGTTGTGCCCATCTCATCCGGCATGTAAATATCCAACAGCAGCAAGTCGGCCTTTCGGACCTCGAGAATTTCCATTGTTTCTTTGGCATTGGCCGCTTTACCGATAATGTTGAATCCATCAAGCTGTTCGATCAATCTTTCATGAATTTGCGCTACACGGAAATCATCCTCCGCGATCACGATATCAATCAAATGGATTCCCCCTCTCGTGTTTGCTTCTCCTTCGGTATAAAAACGGTAAATACCGCTCCGCCGCCTTTTTGATTGGCCACTTCAATCCAACCGCCAAGTTCACGTACAGATTCCTTTACGTTGGCCAGCCCGTAGCCTCTCTTCATCCCCTTTGAAGAATATCCTCGTTCAAAGATGGCTTTCATCTTATCAGGCGCTACGCCGCATCCTGTGTCAGCCACTTCTATGACAATATCGCGGCCGATGTCAGTGATGAAAAATGAAACAAGCCGCACATTTTGCTCAGCTACGGCTTCGAAAGCGTTATCAATTAAATTCCCGATGATCGTAATGAGATGAGACATCCCGATATGCTCAGGAAGCGGCTCAAGCGTGCTGTTTTCATCAATGGACAACTTAACTTTTTTCTCCGAAGCCTTTCCCATTTTGCCCAACAGGATAGCCTGCACCTGCTGAGAATGAATGTTTTTGAATAAAATGTCGTGCTGTTCATTTTGAATGGCGTATTCCTCTTTAATCAGGTCGATCGCTGCTTCATACTCACCTAGCTCAAGCAGGCCTAGGATCACATAAAGCTTATTTGAGAATTCATGTGTTTGCGCGCGGAGATCTTCAGAGTATTTTTGCACCTCTGTCAGCGTGTCAATGAGCCTTTTTAACTCGGTTTTTTGACGGAAACTTACGACAATTCCGTAAGTTTGACCGTTTTGGAGCATCATTTTTGTATTTAAAATAAACACTTGATCGTTGACGCAGACCTCCTGATTCAGCAACATCTGCCGCTGCTGAAGGACAGACATTATTCCGGCTCCGGGCAGGATGTCATCAATTGGCCGGTTGACCACAGGTTCGGGAAGCCTAAGCATTTCCGCTGCCGATACGTTCATCATTGTGACGACTCCTTCACGGTTGGTGGCAATGATCCCTTCTTTAATCGCACGCAGCATCGCATTTCGTTCACGGTAAAGAGATGCAATCTCTTGGGGTTCAAGGCCAAGCGTATCTTTTCTAATGCTTTTGGCAAGAGCGGCGGCACCCGCAAATCCTATGAGCAAAACGAGAACAGCCATGAAGCTCAATTTTCTCACATTCTCTTTAATACGTTGTTCTGTCTCGTTTAACAGAAAATCAACAGACACACTGCCGATGACCTTGCTGTAACCACTTTGTTCCTGGATAATCGGCGCACTTCCTCTGATCACCATGCGGCCATCGTTTTTTGTTTTAGAGATGTGAGAGCCGCCGAACAAGATTTTTCTGCTTCTTGTCAGCTTCGTTTGACCTCTCTTTTCCGAGGCGATTTTGATCTCTCCCTTTTCGTTGAGGACATAAATAGTATAGGCACCGGTCTGTTCTTTCATTTGTTCAATGACCTCTTGCGCCTCTCCCTTATGCCCGCGCTTCTTTTGAAAGAGCTCTTTTACCGGAGGCATATAAGAAATGGTTTTTGCAGTCTGAACGGCAAGCTGTTCGGACTGTTTTCTTCCTTCTTTTGTTTGCTGAACGGCAAACGTGACTGTCAGCAAGCCGATTACTAAGATAAGCAGTGCTGCAATCAAGCCCATAATTTTTGTTTGCAGAGAAAAATTGACCCGTTTTTTGACCACAGGCACCAGCCGTCCTTTCTACCAAAAATCATACCACTTTTTATTCGGAAATTTTGGCATTTTTAAAAATATCCTTTGCAAGATAACGAAAAAGCCCAAGTATATCTTATAAGTGATGATTTCATAATGCAGGATCAGGCGTAGGACAGTGTGCTGTTAGTTTCTTAAGCTGGGATCCGGTTTTATTCCACATATAGGTCTAAATCCAGAAGAAAGTCTGCCTCCGGCCACAAGACGGAGCTTCGCATGACGATTGAAGGAAGCAGCTGTCCTCGCGAACACCGCCCCGAGAATAGCTGCTGGCTCCTTGTGTTGTTGTCATAAATTGAAAAACCATTGATTCACACATTGAGACGGCCCGTCTGCTGCTGTTGACTACTAAAACACCTCACCAAACATGCGCTCAATAATATTCAACAGTACAACCCCCGGCAGTTTACGGCGTTCCACAGCCGGTCGAGCTTTGTAAAGAACCCATTTAATGGAAATCGAGATGACGTCCGTTATAGAGGATATTCATCGGTCGAATCGATCATTTGAATAAAGTTAAGGGCAGATGGAGATAGATGGTCTTCCGTCCTTACACATAGCGAAATCGGGTTCTTTATTACGGCTTTATCAACATGAACCTTTGCGATGTCTCCGCGGGCGATATATTCGTTTACTTCAAGAGCGGATACGAATGTTACACCGTATCCTTCCATAACCGTTCTGATTGTTTCGTTTAATCCGTTTATTTGTACACCCATATTTGGTTTTCCCGCGTTATGCAGGTTGCACAGCGAAATCAATTTTTCCCGCGAAAAACTTCCTTCCTCGCGAAAGACGAAAGGTTCTTTTACAATCTCCTCTAATGCCACGTGTTTTGAGGCGAATTTATGTTTTTGATTGACTACGAATAACATGTCATCTTCCAAAAGCAGCGTTCCTTTTAAGAAGGGGCCGAATTCCGTTGTCCCGCCGATCAGGCCAATGTCCGCTTCGTAGTTGATCAGCTGTTCACAAGCTTTTTGAAAATTCGTTGTCGTGATTTCAACTTCCGTTTTCGGAAATTGCTGTTTAAATCGGCTGAGCCATCTTGGCAGCAAATAATTGGCGGGGAGGAAGGTGGAGGCAATACGCAGTTTTCCAATTGACCCTTCCCTTAACTGCTCCACGTACGATTCAATTTCTTTTTCAAGTGAAAACAGCCGCTTGGCCTGTTTTGCAAGCTCTGCGCCGGACTGTGTCAGCAGGATCCCTCTGCCTTTAGGAACGAATAAGGTGCAGTCGATCTCGCGTTCTAATTTCTTAATTTGCGAGGTGACGGCGGGCTGGCTGATACTTAACTGTTTGGCGGCTTGAGTGACACTGCCTGTTTCAGCGACCGAATAGAACAATCGCAGTGCATGGAGATTCATATTTCACACCTCTATTTATAAATAAAAGTTATTAATACTAGATAAAGATATATTAGAGTTATCTAAATACTTTTACTATTATAAAGTTGAAAAACATGTATTACAAGAAAGGAGAAATTGTTATGAGTACGCTTATCTTAAATAAAACAGCTTATAGCAAGTCTCCGTATGATGTATGGCTGAAGGGACTGGATGAACCGGTGGCGATGCTGACCTCAACCGATCGTGCGGATGAATGCAGGAATTATGATGTGATCGAAGCATTTGACGATTATCCGGTTAATGGATGCATCGAAATGCGCGCTTTGGAGCTGAATGAAACGTATCACTTTAAAACGATTATTGCATCCTCGGAATTTGATATGCTGAGGGCGGGGAAGCTGAGGTCGCTTTTGGGGATAAAAGGGCAGTCTTACAAAAGTGCTCTGCTGTTCCGCAACAAAATATTAATGAAAGAGCAAGTAAGAAAAGCCGGTGTGAAGGTTCCAGATTTTAAGAAAATCGACTCGGCGGCCGACTTATATACGTTTGTTCAAACTTTCGGTTTTCCTGTGGTCGTTAAGCCTATTTACGGATCGGGGTCTGTTGATACAACCGTTTTAAGGAATCGGCAGGACGTGTGGAATGTTCTTGCGAAAGGTCTTCCCGATCATCTGGAAGTTGAGTCGTTTATCGAAGGGGATATGTATCATATAGACGGCCTCATCCTTGATGAAGAAATTGTCCTCAGCTGGCCGTCGCGTTATATCAACGGGTGTCTAGCGTTTCAAGATCATCAGTTTTTAGGCAGCCTCCAGCTTGAATTGAAAAATCCGCTTACCCGGCGGTTGACTGATTTTGTTCAAAAAGCGCTTGCTGCCCTTCCTGTTCCGAATACCACAACATTCCATGCTGAAGTGTTTCATACACCAGATGATGAACTGGTGTTTTGTGAAGTGGCCAGTAGAACCGGCGGCGCTATGGTCCGTGAAGCAACTGTGCAGACTTTCGGTTTTGATATCAATGAAGTGTGTGTTAAAGCGCAATGCGGCCTGGAATTTCATATACCGGAGGTGGACAACAATCCGGACCGCCTAAGCGGCTGGCTGTTGATTCCGCCGAAAGACGGCGTGCTGAAAGAAATCAAGCCTGCGCCAGCCGCAGACTGGATAGCGAAACAAAATATATCCGCTCAAGCCGGAGACAGGTTCCACGGCTCGTCTTCCAGTGTAGACGCAATTGCAAGCTGTTTAATTATCGGACGCACAGAAGCCGAATTGAGAGGCCGTATCAGCCGGCTTGCAACGTGGTTCCATGATCATACCGTATGGGAAAAGAATTCGGATGTTTGCGCAATTTAAAGCATTCAGCCGCCTTCATCCGTTGATCCGATTTTTGCTGATAGGCACGCTTGTCACGAAGGCGGCTAAGTCGATGACAACCCCGTTTTTGGCGCTCTATCTCCATATGAAAACGGGAGCCGATTTTGGAACCATCGGGCTTGTCATCGGTTTAGGCTATTTTTCAAGCACTGTAGGAGGGGTAGTCGGAGGAGCGCTTTCAGATAAAATCGGCAGAAAAAAAGTGATGCTTTCATCCATTTTCATCTGGAGCTTTGTATTCATTCTTTTTGGACTTGTTCATGATTTCATGTGGTTTTTATTGCTGAATATTTTAAGCTGGCTTTGCCATTCGTGTTTTGAACCTGTGTCAAAGGCTTTGATGGCTGAGTTATCAGAACGGGAGATGAGATTCCGCATTTTCTCTTTGCGGTATTTGGCCATCAATGTTGGAGCTGCTGTCGGCCCTTTACTGGGCGCTTATTTTGGTCTTGCCAAAACCGGAACGCCGTTTATCATCACAGGGCTGGTCTATTTTGGCTATGCCATACTTTTGAGCTTGATGATGATTCGGCTGACCACGGTGAAAGAGACAAAAATCGCTCCTGAAAAAGTCCAGGCAGGTTCAGTTTTGAAGACGTTAAAGCAAGACAAGGCTCTTCGATTATACATAGCCGGCGGCATCCTTTTTTTGTTCAGCTATTCGCAAATGGAAAGCACTTTGCTGCAGTATTTAAATAACGACTTTGCAAACGGAGTTAAAATATTTTCGACTTTAATCACGTTAAACGCGGTGACGGTCATCCTTTTACAAGTGCCGCTCACCCGTTTATTTGAGAGGTATAAATCCTTAACAACAATATCAATTGGAACCGTTTTTTGCATTTTGGGGAATATCGGTTTTTCTATCGCAAATGGCTGGATTGTTTTTATGCTTTCGATGTTTGTTCTGACAATCGGCGAAATTTTATGTTTTCCTTCAATGAATGTCCTTTTGGACGAGCTGGCTCCGGATCATATGAAGGGCGCGTATTACGGCATGCAAAACTTATACAACATCGGTGAGTTTTTAGGGCCTTGGCTGGGGGGAATGATGCTTGCCTTGTACGGGGGAAAAGCCGTCTTTCTTATTGCTGCGTGTTCAGTCTTTTTGGCTTTAGGCGCTTACCATGTGGGAAGGAGAAAGTTTTTATCTGCACAGCATTATGGTGTATCGCCTTTTTCTTATTGAAAATTTAGGCCGCTTATGCATGAATCATTAAGAATTACCCAACCTAAAAGGTAAAAAAGGAGTATGAATCATGGACACAACATTGGGCTACCTCCGTGAGTCACTGTCGAATCACCTTGAACACGGCATAGGACAAAACATTTACAGAAAAATCGTTTCCGGGCGATATGCCAATGAGGAAGAGTTTGTCGAGCACTTGGAGGAGCGGGAAATGGAATTTCTGAATCAAGTGCTTGAACATGAGATGAAATATGCGCTGAATGAACAGGACCATAAACGGACAAGAGAATTAAACGAAGTGTATGAACTGCTGTTTTGAAAGGCGGGAATGATCAATGGGTGCAATAGAGCGGAACGGATACACGTTTGAACCGGAATACAGCGTGACCAGACAAAACGGTGCGATCCATGTATACCGGCGCGGCCGGTTTGTCGAGGAGATTCCCTTTGAGTTTCACGGGGAGTTTCCAGAGCATGATTTAATTGAAGAGCTTGTCAATCATTATTGTTATGAAAATAAAATATAAGGCTTGAAGAGGCTGCCGACCGGGCGGCTTTTATTTTTGGATTTTTATATCTATAATCCGCTTGCAGTTTTTTAGAACGGCAGCAGAAAAGCTGCCATAAATATGACAGCTCATGCATCGCTATTTTTTCTTTTCGTCGTAGTATTGAACAGGGTACATGGATCCTTCCGATACCATTTTGTTATCTTCGATATCATGCGGAGACGGGTGTCCTGCTTTTTCAACCGGGAATGAATCTACGTTGTGTTTTTCCGAAAAGTAAGGGATCTTTTCTTTGACGTTTTGCAAGTACGATTTCAGTTTTTGTCTGTTTGTTTCGTCTTTGAGCATATATGCGGTGACTCCGGCGACAACGGCGAGACCTGAGATCAGATTCTTTTGCTTCATGGTCATAACCCCTTTCGATTAGGTGTTTGCAAATGTTATTCCCATGATTGCCGCCGGTTAAACCAGCTGATCGAGCGCTTCGTCTATATTCGTCGTCGGCTGCCTGCAGGCGAAATTTTCACAAATATAGACAGTCGTTTTGTTATCGACTGCTTTGTATTCGGCCGCAAAGTCGGCAATCCCTTTGAAATCGTCAGGCGATTCTGCGGCGAGGACGGCATAATTCGGCTGGAAGGCCTGCTGCAAAGCGCTTACGATCTTCTGTCTGTCCGGATCATTCCGTTTTCCGAGCACAACGATTTCCTTTTGCGGCATGAATTGGCTCAGCAAACCTTGGAGAAAGTTTGTATGGCCGCTCGGATAAGCAGAGACGTCTCCATGGAAGGCAGCAAACATTTTTGCCGCTTGATCATGGAGCGACAAGTCGCCAGTCAGCCTGCCCAGCCGGGACAGCTGCACGGCCAGGACGCCGTTTCCGGACGGGAGGGCGCCGTCGTATACTTCTTTATCCCGCACGATCAAAGCCTCGGCATCGCTTCCCGTAAAATAAAAACCGCCGTGCTCTTCATCCCAGAACAGCCCCTTCATGTCTGCTTCGAGCTTTTTGGCTTTTCGCAAATCGGTTAAATCAAGTGATGCTTCATACAATTCGATGTAGGCCCACAGCAGGAAGGCGTAGTCATCGATAAATCCTTTATTTTTCACCTCGCCGTCACGGTAGCGGACCATGATGCGACCGTCTTGAATCAATTTATTCTCGATAAACTCGGCTGCAGCTCGCGCCATCTCCAGGTATTCGGGCGCATTGTAGACTTTCGCCGCTTTGGCAAGACCCGCGATCATCAGAGCGTTCCAAGAAGTCAGCACTTTATCGTCGACATGAGGATACGTTCTTTCCTGACGTTTTTCAAAAAGCTTTGTTCTCGCTTCTTCAAGCTTGTTCTGAAGCTCTTCATCTGTCAGCGCGAATTCATCCTTGATGTCTTCCAGCCTGGTGTAGATCAAGTTTGGAATATTATGGCCTTCAAAATTCCCTTCTTGCGTGATGTTGTAGACCGCGCAATACAATTCGCCAAGTTCATCTCCAAGCGTTTCAAGGACTTCTTCTTTTGACCACACATAATATTTGCCCTCTACGCCTTCCGTGTCGGCATCAAGCGCTGAATAAAAAGCGCCTTTCTCATCGGTCATTTCGCGGCGGACAAATGTGATGATCTGCTCGGAAATCTGTTTATACCGTTCGTTTTTCGTGATTTGATAGGCTTCAGTATATGCGATCAGCAATAAAGCATTATCGTAAAGCATTTTTTCAAAGTGGGGAACAAGCCATTCGTCATCTGTCGAATAGCGGGCAAACCCGTAGCCGACATGGTCGTAAATGCCGCCGTTCGCCATGCTGTCCAACGTTTTCATCACGCTGTACAGCGCGTTCTCCTCGCCGCTGTATTGATGATAGCGAAGCAGAAATGTCAGCATATGGGGGATTGGAAATTTCGGCGCGCTGCCGAAACCGCCGTACGCCGCATCAAAGCTGTTGATCAGCTGCTGATACGTCCGCCTCAATATGTCT
Coding sequences within it:
- a CDS encoding response regulator, whose protein sequence is MIDIVIAEDDFRVAQIHERLIEQLDGFNIIGKAANAKETMEILEVRKADLLLLDIYMPDEMGTTLIPVIRKRFPEVDIMIITAATETCHLQESLRAGIVHYLIKPVTAEKFKQVLLQYKKKRQTLLSQPQVSQSMIDQIFGDFSSGSRQAEDLPTGINSITLQKIRDVLRDAAKGMTAEELGEKMGASRTTARRYAEYLVSKEEARAELEYGIIGRPERKYYLADE
- a CDS encoding thioredoxin domain-containing protein, yielding MAHESFEDEEVAKLLNEKFVSIKVDREERPDVDSIYMTICQMMTGQGGWPLNVFLTPDQKPFYAGTYFPKTSRFNRPGFVEVVKQLSDTFAKNREHVEDIAEKAANNLRIKAKSDAGDSLGEDILRRTYQQLINSFDAAYGGFGSAPKFPIPHMLTFLLRYHQYSGEENALYSVMKTLDSMANGGIYDHVGYGFARYSTDDEWLVPHFEKMLYDNALLLIAYTEAYQITKNERYKQISEQIITFVRREMTDEKGAFYSALDADTEGVEGKYYVWSKEEVLETLGDELGELYCAVYNITQEGNFEGHNIPNLIYTRLEDIKDEFALTDEELQNKLEEARTKLFEKRQERTYPHVDDKVLTSWNALMIAGLAKAAKVYNAPEYLEMARAAAEFIENKLIQDGRIMVRYRDGEVKNKGFIDDYAFLLWAYIELYEASLDLTDLRKAKKLEADMKGLFWDEEHGGFYFTGSDAEALIVRDKEVYDGALPSGNGVLAVQLSRLGRLTGDLSLHDQAAKMFAAFHGDVSAYPSGHTNFLQGLLSQFMPQKEIVVLGKRNDPDRQKIVSALQQAFQPNYAVLAAESPDDFKGIADFAAEYKAVDNKTTVYICENFACRQPTTNIDEALDQLV
- a CDS encoding MDR family MFS transporter — encoded protein: MFAQFKAFSRLHPLIRFLLIGTLVTKAAKSMTTPFLALYLHMKTGADFGTIGLVIGLGYFSSTVGGVVGGALSDKIGRKKVMLSSIFIWSFVFILFGLVHDFMWFLLLNILSWLCHSCFEPVSKALMAELSEREMRFRIFSLRYLAINVGAAVGPLLGAYFGLAKTGTPFIITGLVYFGYAILLSLMMIRLTTVKETKIAPEKVQAGSVLKTLKQDKALRLYIAGGILFLFSYSQMESTLLQYLNNDFANGVKIFSTLITLNAVTVILLQVPLTRLFERYKSLTTISIGTVFCILGNIGFSIANGWIVFMLSMFVLTIGEILCFPSMNVLLDELAPDHMKGAYYGMQNLYNIGEFLGPWLGGMMLALYGGKAVFLIAACSVFLALGAYHVGRRKFLSAQHYGVSPFSY
- a CDS encoding YbxH family protein, producing MGAIERNGYTFEPEYSVTRQNGAIHVYRRGRFVEEIPFEFHGEFPEHDLIEELVNHYCYENKI
- a CDS encoding citrate:proton symporter, translating into MLAILGFFMMLVFMVLIMTKRLSVLTALVLTPIVFALIAGFGFSDVGDMMISGIQQVAPTAVMIMFAILYFGIMIDTGLFDPMVTKILKMVKGDPLKIVVGTAVLTMLVALDGDGSTTYMITTSAMLPLYLLLGIRPIILAGIAGVGMGIMNTIPWGGATPRAASALGVDPAELTGPMIPVIVSGMLCMIGVAYMLGKAERKRLGVIELKHPAGANETAAAAEDEWKRPKLWWFNLLLTLSLIGLLISGKVSLTVLFIIAFCIALIVNYPNLDHQRQRISAHSSNVLAIGSMIFAAGVFTGILTGTKMVDEMAISLASMIPEQMGGFIPMIVALTSGIFTFLMPNDAYFYGVLPILSETAVAYGVNKVEIARASIIGQPIHMLSPLVPSTHLLVGLVGVSIDDHQKFAIMWAVLAVIVMTGCALLIGSISIY
- a CDS encoding ATP-grasp domain-containing protein translates to MSTLILNKTAYSKSPYDVWLKGLDEPVAMLTSTDRADECRNYDVIEAFDDYPVNGCIEMRALELNETYHFKTIIASSEFDMLRAGKLRSLLGIKGQSYKSALLFRNKILMKEQVRKAGVKVPDFKKIDSAADLYTFVQTFGFPVVVKPIYGSGSVDTTVLRNRQDVWNVLAKGLPDHLEVESFIEGDMYHIDGLILDEEIVLSWPSRYINGCLAFQDHQFLGSLQLELKNPLTRRLTDFVQKALAALPVPNTTTFHAEVFHTPDDELVFCEVASRTGGAMVREATVQTFGFDINEVCVKAQCGLEFHIPEVDNNPDRLSGWLLIPPKDGVLKEIKPAPAADWIAKQNISAQAGDRFHGSSSSVDAIASCLIIGRTEAELRGRISRLATWFHDHTVWEKNSDVCAI
- a CDS encoding tripartite tricarboxylate transporter substrate binding protein, which produces MKNFAIIMICLLILMSGDERQSSAPRPPGGPVEIVVPAEPSGGWDLTAQAIQSVLKQKQVIKSEVKIVYKPGSGGDKGWKYINSSDTYTIGMTSSLMLSNYILGQSKLKTDDFTPLAILAKEWQTIALPKGSEIKSGKDLLNEIKKNPGKVKIGFSPGLGNDDQLSFVRAADMYGVDPFNIQYLQYESSEELIQALIRHEIDAASMTLSEAKTYERSGSITLGAVTSDKRLPAYPHVPTWREQGIPFVFSHWRGVLGPKNMTKEEISYWDQVFKKITSSPEWKQKINEQEWESYYLNSKETQRFLEEQSAFYQNIMAGD
- a CDS encoding LysR family transcriptional regulator codes for the protein MNLHALRLFYSVAETGSVTQAAKQLSISQPAVTSQIKKLEREIDCTLFVPKGRGILLTQSGAELAKQAKRLFSLEKEIESYVEQLREGSIGKLRIASTFLPANYLLPRWLSRFKQQFPKTEVEITTTNFQKACEQLINYEADIGLIGGTTEFGPFLKGTLLLEDDMLFVVNQKHKFASKHVALEEIVKEPFVFREEGSFSREKLISLCNLHNAGKPNMGVQINGLNETIRTVMEGYGVTFVSALEVNEYIARGDIAKVHVDKAVIKNPISLCVRTEDHLSPSALNFIQMIDSTDEYPL
- a CDS encoding sigma-G-dependent sporulation-specific acid-soluble spore protein CsgA, yielding MDTTLGYLRESLSNHLEHGIGQNIYRKIVSGRYANEEEFVEHLEEREMEFLNQVLEHEMKYALNEQDHKRTRELNEVYELLF